TAAGAGGTAAATAATctatatatgtatatgtaCAAATTAAGAAATGTTATTagtaaaataaaagaattatgatttaataaataagtGTAGAAGTGTGTCTATATACTTTCTATTGATCattactgttgttgttatacCTCCAACTTCTTTGAAAAACACCTAGTATCACAAGTTCTAAACAAGactctttaattttttctaCGAGTCCTTCTTGATGAATATCACCAATCATTTCAACGAAAAATACATATTGCCAAGGTTTCAAATTTGCTGGTCgagaattaattgatgttAATGTTATACCATattctttaaatttaaCCAAAACATCACATAATGCACCAGGATCGTCATGATTTAAAGTAAacattattgatgataCTATGGTAGTGTTTCTTTTGCTATTATCgtcatcattattagatgctgctgctggtggtggtgatattGGAGAATCATACCCTAGTATCAAAAACCTCGTAGTATTGGATTGATTATCTTCAATTCCTTCTTTTAATATTGGCAATTTATACAATTCTGAACTCATATACGATGAAATAGCAgcactactactaccactggtggtgatggtaTCTTGACTGACGATTTCTGCTGCTTTTGAAGTTGATCCAACATCAATTTTCGTTATTTGTTGAGGTAAACtttgtaaaaatttattaacttGAGTCCATACTTGAGGATGAGAATAAATAGTTTTTATGTCTTCAATTTTGGAAGCATtagttaataaattatgaTGAATAGATACAAATTGTTCAGCAATTATTCTAAattttggtggtgttgaAGTTTGAAAATACCAATCACGTAATAAATCATAAGTGAAAACAACTTGTCCATTAGTAGAGTTTTCAAATGGTACTACAGCAtaatcaacttttttttcatttaaaatATGGAAACAATCTCCTATAGATTGTTGAGGATATATAGAAACATTTTCTGTACCAAATTGTTGGATTAATGCCTTGAAAATGATTGTTAGTAAATaaccaagaagaaaaagaaatatgaAGTCTGTGTATGGTATGGTATGGCTACATACTTGATGGGTATATGTTCCCTCTGGTCCTAGAAAGGCTACTTTTATTGTCATTGGTTgatatttaattattgttgaGCTTTGTTTTCCGTTTGAGAACGGATCTGTGAAATTTTCATGATTTCCA
The sequence above is a segment of the Candida albicans SC5314 chromosome 3, complete sequence genome. Coding sequences within it:
- the PHA2 gene encoding prephenate dehydratase (Putative prephenate dehydratase; Hap43p-repressed gene; expression downregulated in an ssr1 null mutant) — translated: MTIKVAFLGPEGTYTHQALIQQFGTENVSIYPQQSIGDCFHILNEKKVDYAVVPFENSTNGQVVFTYDLLRDWYFQTSTPPKFRIIAEQFVSIHHNLLTNASKIEDIKTIYSHPQVWTQVNKFLQSLPQQITKIDVGSTSKAAEIVSQDTITTSGSSSAAISSYMSSELYKLPILKEGIEDNQSNTTRFLILGYDSPISPPPAAASNNDDDNSKRNTTIVSSIMFTLNHDDPGALCDVLVKFKEYGITLTSINSRPANLKPWQYVFFVEMIGDIHQEGLVEKIKESCLELVILGVFQRSWRYNNNSNDQ